Proteins from a single region of Stutzerimonas stutzeri:
- the arsB gene encoding ACR3 family arsenite efflux transporter — protein sequence MSSQCEVVGKQAAGAPLGFFERYLTLWVFLCIIAGTLLGLGMPAAAQAVGALEIAHVNIPVGLLIWVMIIPMLMKIDFSALREVYAQRASMGITLFVNWAVKPFTMALLGWVFIKHVFAPWLPASELDSYMAGLILLGAAPCTAMVFVWSNLCNGNANFTLTQVALNDVVMVFAFAPIVALLLGVSSIPVPWDTLLLSVVMYIVIPLAIAQFIRGRLMKRGEKAFQAALAKVQPFSIVALLATLVLLFSFQGEAIVAQPLIIAMLAVPILLQTLFIAGLGYWLNRRFLVRHDVAGPSAMIGASNFFELAVAVAIVLYGFNSGAALATVVGVLIEVPVMLWLVRSINRSRDWYNRALPAD from the coding sequence ATGTCCAGTCAATGTGAAGTGGTCGGCAAGCAAGCCGCCGGCGCCCCACTCGGCTTTTTCGAGCGTTATCTGACGCTTTGGGTGTTCCTCTGCATCATTGCCGGCACCCTCCTCGGCCTGGGCATGCCCGCCGCTGCACAAGCGGTCGGTGCGCTGGAAATCGCCCACGTGAATATCCCGGTCGGTCTGCTGATCTGGGTGATGATCATCCCGATGCTGATGAAGATCGATTTCTCGGCACTGCGCGAGGTTTACGCGCAGCGGGCGAGCATGGGCATAACGCTGTTCGTCAACTGGGCAGTCAAGCCATTCACCATGGCGCTGCTTGGCTGGGTATTCATCAAGCATGTCTTCGCGCCGTGGCTCCCGGCTTCCGAGCTCGATAGCTACATGGCTGGCCTGATCCTTCTCGGCGCCGCACCGTGCACGGCGATGGTCTTCGTCTGGAGCAATCTCTGTAACGGCAACGCCAACTTCACCCTGACCCAGGTGGCGCTCAACGACGTGGTGATGGTGTTCGCCTTTGCGCCAATCGTCGCGCTGCTGCTCGGCGTGTCCTCGATCCCGGTGCCCTGGGACACCCTGCTGCTCTCGGTGGTGATGTACATCGTCATTCCACTGGCCATTGCCCAATTCATTCGCGGCCGGCTGATGAAACGCGGTGAAAAGGCCTTCCAAGCGGCACTGGCGAAGGTCCAACCGTTTTCCATCGTGGCGCTGCTGGCAACCCTGGTGCTTCTTTTCTCCTTCCAGGGCGAAGCGATCGTTGCTCAGCCGTTGATCATCGCGATGCTTGCGGTACCGATCCTGTTGCAAACACTGTTCATCGCCGGGCTCGGCTATTGGCTCAACCGTCGCTTTCTGGTTCGCCATGATGTCGCCGGCCCTTCGGCGATGATCGGTGCTTCGAACTTCTTCGAACTGGCGGTTGCCGTTGCCATCGTGCTCTATGGTTTCAATTCCGGTGCAGCCCTTGCGACCGTTGTGGGCGTGTTGATCGAGGTGCCGGTCATGCTCTGGCTGGTGCGCAGCATCAACCGCAGTCGTGACTGGTATAACCGCGCACTGCCTGCCGATTGA
- a CDS encoding ArsO family NAD(P)H-dependent flavin-containing monooxygenase, with translation MTAPNVLDVIIIGAGQSALTTAYFLRRTSLSYLLLDEQPGPGGAWLHAWDSLRLFSPAAWSSIAGWPMPAPAGLGNPTRNDVIDYLRRYEDRYQFPIQRPVRVDSISRLDDLWRVQAGDHQWLARAVISATGTWSKPFIPPYEGREFFQGVQIHSAHYRDPAPFAGKRVMVVGGGNSGAQLLAELSSVSETLWITQEPPAFLPDDVDGRVLFERATARWKAQQEGRSIDEPAGGFGDIVMVPPVREARERGVLVAEPPFVRFTETGAEWANGRSADLDAVIWCTGFRPALDHLRELGVVEADGKIQVEDTRVVKQPNLWLVGYGDWTGMASATLIGVTRTARSTVDEVVQALTTTSPQRP, from the coding sequence ATGACAGCACCCAATGTTCTCGATGTCATCATCATTGGCGCAGGACAGTCCGCCCTGACGACCGCGTACTTTCTGCGGCGCACGTCGCTGTCCTATCTGCTGTTGGATGAACAGCCCGGCCCCGGTGGTGCCTGGCTGCATGCCTGGGACTCGCTGCGGCTGTTCTCACCCGCCGCCTGGAGTTCAATCGCTGGCTGGCCGATGCCTGCTCCGGCCGGGCTGGGCAATCCTACGCGCAACGACGTTATCGATTATTTGCGACGTTACGAAGACCGCTATCAATTTCCGATTCAGCGACCAGTTCGAGTCGATTCGATCAGCCGCCTCGACGATCTCTGGCGTGTGCAAGCAGGCGATCATCAGTGGCTGGCTCGCGCAGTCATCAGCGCGACGGGCACCTGGAGCAAGCCTTTCATTCCGCCTTATGAAGGGCGCGAGTTTTTTCAGGGTGTGCAGATTCACTCGGCGCACTACCGTGACCCCGCTCCCTTCGCAGGTAAACGGGTGATGGTGGTGGGCGGCGGTAACTCCGGCGCGCAGCTCCTCGCCGAGCTATCCAGTGTCAGCGAAACACTCTGGATCACCCAGGAGCCACCTGCTTTTCTGCCCGACGACGTCGACGGCCGCGTGCTGTTCGAGCGCGCCACCGCGCGCTGGAAGGCGCAGCAGGAGGGGCGCAGCATCGACGAGCCGGCCGGCGGCTTCGGTGACATCGTCATGGTGCCGCCGGTGCGCGAAGCCCGCGAGCGCGGCGTTTTGGTGGCCGAACCCCCATTTGTGCGATTCACCGAAACGGGCGCCGAGTGGGCGAATGGGCGCTCTGCGGACTTGGATGCGGTGATCTGGTGCACCGGTTTTCGACCAGCCTTGGATCATCTTCGTGAACTCGGCGTCGTCGAGGCGGATGGCAAGATACAGGTAGAGGATACCCGGGTCGTGAAGCAGCCCAACCTATGGCTGGTTGGCTACGGCGACTGGACCGGCATGGCGTCTGCCACGCTGATCGGCGTCACCCGCACGGCGCGAAGTACCGTCGATGAGGTCGTTCAGGCACTTACCACGACGTCCCCGCAGCGCCCCTAG
- a CDS encoding arsenate reductase ArsC, with the protein MAYKSRVLFVCVANSARSQLAEALLRHTDSERFEAFSAGTTPTEVDVRALAALEQLGVPTAGLRSKSLTELEGQQFDFVITLCDKSSLECHALPGAGEYIAWNFEDPASSDQPDAYRHTLHEIHERIKMFVLVKNKR; encoded by the coding sequence ATGGCCTACAAATCGCGTGTCCTGTTTGTCTGCGTTGCCAATTCGGCGCGCTCGCAGCTTGCCGAGGCGCTGCTGCGGCACACCGATTCGGAGCGCTTCGAAGCGTTCAGTGCGGGCACCACACCGACCGAGGTCGATGTGCGCGCCCTGGCGGCGCTCGAGCAGCTCGGCGTGCCGACCGCGGGCTTACGTAGTAAATCGCTGACGGAACTGGAGGGGCAGCAGTTCGATTTCGTGATCACCCTCTGTGACAAGTCATCGCTGGAGTGCCACGCGCTGCCTGGCGCGGGTGAGTACATCGCCTGGAACTTCGAAGACCCTGCCAGCAGCGACCAGCCGGATGCCTATCGGCACACGCTTCACGAGATACATGAGCGGATCAAGATGTTCGTGTTGGTCAAGAACAAGCGCTGA
- a CDS encoding metalloregulator ArsR/SmtB family transcription factor, producing MVEHLTPTTVFKCLADETRVRVALLIAREGELCVCELTCALDESQPKISRHLALLRGCGILEDRRQGQWVYYRLHPHLPDWVTDMLQPILAANKNWLSDNVQRLESMRNRPERASSCA from the coding sequence ATGGTCGAGCACCTGACACCTACCACTGTATTCAAATGCCTGGCAGACGAGACTCGCGTGCGGGTTGCATTGCTAATCGCCCGTGAGGGCGAGCTGTGTGTGTGCGAGCTGACCTGTGCGCTGGATGAAAGCCAGCCGAAGATTTCGCGGCATCTGGCGCTGCTGCGCGGCTGCGGAATACTGGAAGATCGCCGTCAGGGCCAATGGGTGTATTACCGGCTCCATCCGCACCTGCCTGACTGGGTGACCGACATGCTGCAGCCGATCCTGGCCGCGAACAAGAACTGGTTGAGCGACAACGTGCAGCGCCTCGAAAGCATGCGCAACCGCCCCGAACGCGCCAGTTCATGTGCCTGA
- a CDS encoding arsenate reductase ArsC — MKILFLCTANSCRSILAEALFNHLAPVGMRAFSAGSEPRGEINPLTLEALARAGIAADGLYSKSSDAHQALNPDFVITVCDKAAGEACPVHFGPATKAHWGLVDPSESVGSPDEIGAAFDATLARLKLRFTAFLALPLAQLDAATLRTELARIGTL, encoded by the coding sequence ATGAAGATTCTCTTTCTCTGCACCGCGAACAGTTGCCGCAGCATTCTGGCCGAGGCGCTGTTCAATCACCTTGCGCCGGTCGGCATGCGCGCGTTCAGCGCCGGCAGCGAGCCAAGAGGCGAAATCAATCCACTGACGCTTGAGGCGCTGGCGCGGGCCGGCATTGCGGCTGATGGCTTGTATAGCAAGAGCAGCGATGCGCATCAGGCGCTGAATCCTGACTTCGTCATTACCGTCTGCGACAAGGCCGCTGGCGAAGCGTGCCCGGTGCATTTCGGCCCCGCCACCAAGGCGCACTGGGGGCTTGTCGATCCTTCCGAGAGCGTCGGTAGTCCCGACGAAATCGGGGCGGCGTTCGATGCCACGCTGGCCAGGCTCAAGCTACGTTTCACCGCGTTTCTAGCGCTACCGCTCGCACAACTGGATGCCGCTACGCTGAGAACCGAGCTGGCGCGCATTGGCACACTTTGA
- the arsH gene encoding arsenical resistance protein ArsH: MNDDLPNIDPDLLDMPDLDKLALPAGPEHRPRILLLYGSNRERSYSRLLVQEAARLLERFGAETRIFNPSGLPLPDDAPDSHPKVQELRELMQWSEGQVWCSPERHGSMSAVFKAQIDWVPLAMGAVRPTQGKTLAIMQVSGGSQSFNALNQMRVLGRWMRMLTIPNQSSVAKAFLEFDDAGRMKPSAYYDRVVDVMEELIKFTLLVRGRADYLVDRYSERKESAEALSRRVNQRSI; encoded by the coding sequence ATGAACGACGATCTGCCCAATATCGACCCAGATCTGCTGGATATGCCTGACCTGGACAAGCTTGCTTTGCCAGCAGGTCCAGAACACAGGCCACGCATCCTGCTGCTCTATGGCTCTAACCGGGAGCGCTCCTACAGTCGCCTGCTGGTACAGGAAGCTGCGCGCCTGCTCGAGCGTTTCGGCGCGGAGACGCGCATCTTCAATCCATCCGGATTGCCGCTGCCGGACGATGCGCCTGATAGCCACCCGAAGGTGCAGGAACTGCGCGAGCTGATGCAGTGGTCGGAGGGCCAGGTGTGGTGCTCGCCAGAACGGCATGGCTCGATGAGCGCGGTATTCAAGGCCCAGATCGACTGGGTGCCGCTGGCCATGGGCGCGGTGCGGCCGACCCAGGGCAAGACGCTGGCGATCATGCAGGTCAGCGGCGGTTCGCAGTCGTTCAACGCCCTGAACCAGATGCGGGTGCTGGGCCGCTGGATGCGTATGCTCACTATCCCCAACCAGTCCTCCGTGGCCAAGGCCTTTCTCGAATTCGACGACGCCGGCCGGATGAAGCCCTCGGCCTACTACGACCGCGTGGTGGATGTGATGGAGGAGCTGATCAAGTTCACCCTGCTGGTACGCGGTCGGGCCGACTATCTGGTCGATCGCTACTCGGAACGCAAGGAGTCAGCCGAAGCGCTGTCCCGTCGCGTCAATCAACGCTCCATCTGA
- a CDS encoding cyclin-dependent kinase inhibitor 3 family protein translates to MSHPYDILDVPGSAGRLIFTPCPGSKGSSVDEALATLQAAGADALITLMPAEELARNEATQLPQLCTERGLEWFHLPVADEQVPLADFDQAWERSADRINELLDAGKRVTIHCKGGSGRTGLIAARILIDRDVPRATAIASVQALRPKAIQHPAHVGWIERFGA, encoded by the coding sequence GTGTCTCATCCCTACGACATCCTCGATGTGCCCGGCAGCGCCGGTCGGCTGATCTTCACACCGTGTCCCGGCAGCAAGGGCAGCAGCGTCGACGAGGCGCTGGCGACCCTGCAAGCGGCCGGCGCCGACGCGCTGATCACCTTGATGCCCGCCGAAGAGCTGGCCCGCAACGAGGCGACGCAGCTCCCGCAACTCTGCACCGAGCGCGGCCTTGAATGGTTTCACCTGCCGGTGGCTGACGAACAGGTGCCGCTGGCGGACTTCGACCAGGCCTGGGAGCGATCGGCAGACCGTATCAATGAACTGCTGGATGCCGGCAAACGCGTCACCATTCACTGCAAGGGTGGCTCTGGTCGTACCGGACTGATCGCAGCGCGCATCCTGATAGACCGCGACGTGCCGCGCGCAACCGCTATCGCCAGCGTCCAGGCGTTGCGCCCCAAGGCTATCCAGCATCCGGCCCATGTCGGCTGGATCGAACGCTTCGGCGCATGA
- a CDS encoding YnfA family protein, which yields MLNTLGLFVITAIAEIVGCYLPYLWLKQGKSIWLLLPAALSLALFAWLLSLHPTAAGRVYAAYGGVYVGVALVWLWLVDGVRPTWWDLLGCAVAMLGMAIIMFAPRTS from the coding sequence ATGCTGAATACGCTTGGCCTGTTCGTCATTACCGCGATAGCGGAGATCGTCGGCTGCTATCTGCCGTACCTCTGGCTGAAACAGGGCAAGAGTATCTGGTTGCTGCTGCCGGCTGCGCTTTCCCTCGCGCTGTTCGCCTGGCTGCTGTCGCTGCATCCCACCGCCGCCGGGCGCGTGTATGCGGCGTATGGCGGCGTGTATGTCGGCGTGGCACTGGTCTGGCTGTGGCTGGTCGATGGCGTGCGCCCGACCTGGTGGGACCTGCTTGGCTGCGCCGTGGCGATGCTAGGCATGGCGATCATCATGTTTGCGCCACGAACTTCCTGA
- a CDS encoding ArsJ-associated glyceraldehyde-3-phosphate dehydrogenase, producing MSIKVGINGFGRIGRLALRAAWDWPELDFVQINDPAGDAATHAHLLNFDSIHGRWQREASADGDCLVIDGQRIKVSANKAISATDWSGCDLVIEASGKMKTVAVLQQYLEQGVKRVVVSAPVKEPGALNIVMGVNDGLFDPAQHRIVTAASCTTNCLAPVVKVIHEQLGIRHGSITTIHDLTNTQSILDQPHKDLRRARASGMSLIPTTTGSATAIAEIFPELRGKLNGHAVRVPLANASLTDCVFEVERATDAAEVNRLLKAAAEGELKGILGYEERPLVSIDYRTDPRSSIIDALSTMVVNGTQVKIYAWYDNEWGYANRTVELARMVGLAG from the coding sequence ATGAGCATCAAAGTTGGCATTAACGGCTTCGGCCGCATCGGACGTCTGGCACTGCGCGCGGCATGGGATTGGCCGGAGCTGGACTTCGTGCAGATCAACGATCCCGCTGGCGACGCGGCGACCCATGCGCATCTGCTGAACTTCGATTCCATCCACGGACGTTGGCAGCGCGAAGCGAGCGCCGATGGCGACTGCCTGGTGATCGACGGCCAGCGAATAAAGGTCAGCGCCAACAAGGCGATCAGTGCAACCGACTGGTCGGGCTGCGATCTGGTCATCGAGGCCAGCGGCAAGATGAAGACCGTGGCGGTGCTGCAGCAGTATCTGGAGCAGGGCGTCAAACGCGTGGTGGTCAGCGCGCCGGTGAAGGAGCCGGGCGCACTGAACATCGTCATGGGCGTCAACGATGGGCTGTTCGATCCGGCGCAGCATCGCATCGTCACCGCAGCGTCCTGCACCACCAACTGCCTGGCGCCGGTGGTTAAGGTGATCCATGAGCAGCTCGGCATCCGGCACGGTTCGATCACCACAATCCATGACCTGACCAATACCCAGAGCATTCTTGATCAGCCGCACAAGGACCTGCGCCGCGCCCGCGCCTCGGGCATGAGCCTGATTCCCACGACCACGGGATCGGCCACGGCGATCGCCGAAATCTTCCCGGAGCTGCGCGGCAAGCTGAACGGCCATGCCGTGCGCGTGCCACTGGCCAATGCCTCGCTGACCGATTGCGTGTTCGAAGTGGAGCGCGCTACCGATGCCGCCGAGGTGAACCGGCTGCTCAAGGCCGCGGCAGAGGGCGAGCTGAAGGGCATCCTCGGGTATGAGGAACGACCACTGGTTTCCATCGATTACCGCACCGACCCGCGCTCGTCGATCATCGATGCGCTGTCGACCATGGTCGTCAACGGCACTCAGGTGAAGATCTACGCCTGGTACGACAACGAATGGGGCTATGCCAACCGCACCGTGGAACTGGCGCGCATGGTGGGGCTGGCAGGGTGA
- the arsJ gene encoding organoarsenical effux MFS transporter ArsJ, with the protein MQALARLSPEVRQYLIVTGNYWAFTLTDGALRMLVVLHFHSLGYTPLQIAALFLFYEVFGVVTNLIGGYLGARLGLNRTMNLGLAMQVVALLMLTVPAALLTVPWVMGAQALSGIAKDLNKMSAKSSIKLLVPDSQQGTLYKWVAILTGSKNALKGVGFFLGGALLTLLGFAGAVLAMAAVLAVIWISSLVLLKKDLGKAKAKPKFKDILSKSQAINVLSAARLFLFGARDVWFVIALPVYLSTVFGWNFWMVGGFLACWIIGYGIVQSMAPAITGKRSGKVPDGRAAFIWAALLAALPAAIAVGLTTDASPQWVLIGGLLLFGALFAVNSSLHSYLIVSYAKEDGVSLDVGFYYMSNAMGRLIGTLLSGWVFQAYGLQACLWVSSLFVLLAAIISLQLPRHTQ; encoded by the coding sequence ATGCAAGCCCTTGCCCGACTGTCCCCCGAGGTGCGCCAGTACCTGATCGTCACCGGTAACTACTGGGCGTTTACGCTCACCGATGGCGCGCTGCGCATGCTGGTGGTGCTGCATTTCCATTCGCTGGGTTACACGCCACTGCAGATTGCGGCGCTGTTTCTGTTCTACGAGGTGTTCGGTGTCGTCACCAATCTGATTGGCGGCTATCTCGGCGCTCGACTCGGCCTGAACCGGACGATGAACCTCGGCCTGGCGATGCAGGTCGTGGCGCTGTTGATGCTCACCGTGCCTGCGGCGTTGCTGACGGTGCCTTGGGTGATGGGTGCGCAGGCGTTGTCCGGTATCGCCAAGGACCTGAACAAGATGTCGGCCAAGAGCTCGATCAAGCTCCTGGTACCCGACAGCCAGCAGGGCACGCTGTACAAGTGGGTGGCCATCCTCACCGGCTCGAAGAATGCGCTCAAGGGCGTGGGATTTTTCCTCGGTGGCGCACTGCTGACGCTGCTGGGATTCGCCGGCGCGGTCCTGGCGATGGCTGCGGTGCTAGCCGTGATCTGGATCAGCAGCCTGGTCCTGTTGAAAAAGGATCTTGGCAAGGCGAAGGCCAAACCAAAGTTCAAGGACATCCTCTCCAAAAGCCAGGCAATCAACGTGCTGTCGGCCGCGCGGCTGTTTCTCTTCGGGGCTCGCGATGTCTGGTTCGTCATCGCGCTACCGGTGTACCTGAGCACCGTCTTCGGCTGGAATTTCTGGATGGTCGGCGGCTTTCTGGCCTGCTGGATCATCGGCTACGGCATCGTCCAGTCGATGGCGCCGGCCATTACCGGCAAGCGCAGCGGCAAGGTACCGGATGGACGTGCGGCCTTCATCTGGGCCGCGCTGCTGGCGGCGCTACCCGCGGCAATCGCTGTGGGCCTGACAACTGATGCATCGCCCCAATGGGTGCTGATCGGCGGGCTGCTGCTATTCGGTGCGCTGTTCGCGGTGAATTCCTCGCTGCATAGCTACCTGATTGTCAGCTATGCCAAGGAAGACGGCGTCTCTCTGGACGTGGGCTTCTACTACATGTCCAACGCCATGGGCCGCCTGATCGGTACCCTGCTCTCAGGCTGGGTATTCCAGGCCTATGGGTTGCAGGCTTGCCTGTGGGTGTCTTCTCTCTTCGTACTGCTCGCCGCGATTATCTCGCTGCAGCTGCCGCGTCATACGCAATAA